TTTAGATATATTTGAACTAAACAAAAGCGGACGACGGCACTTTTTAACCCAGTCTAAATATTCATCAGTCGTGGAGGCCTTCGTGTTCCGCATCATGTCTTTGCCATGACTGGCAAGTTCAGTGACAACAAGCTTTTGTGAAGTGAAGTTACCCGAGGGGAAGAATGTGACATGGGACACGACTCACATGGGACCCGAGACTTGCCCACATCCGTGTCCCACCTCCTACTCTTCCTGGCCAAAGTCCTCGCGTGGACGTTGTCGGACATGGATGGATCGGCCTCGTCGCCGTTGTGGTTGGGCACGAACCGTGATAGCGGCGCGACCAATGCGGAACTAGCGACGTCCGTAATGTTTGTGCCCCCTCTTCGTCCGCCTCTGCCTGCAGGACGCACTGCCCCCATCGCTCGCGAGGGATGTCATGAACTGCGGCCAACGACCATGAGGCCGGTCCATCCGGCATTTCCGATGCGGAGGTTGTCTCATCTCCAATGACAAGTAGAACTAGGATAGTTTGATCTATGTAtgatctctactattaaagggggatcgaaacttcagtatgttacttgtccggttacttgtccgagatttgatcgtcagtatctcaatacctttTACGTAAATCTCGGACAAGTAAAACTTTTCAGGTACCATTTGGACATGACTATAAACACATAAAAAGAAATTGCAAACTTTTTGacattttaaaaattatttttcgcACGCAGGAGCATGTGCTCCCGAGAGCCAAATTAAATTTTCGAAGAATATTTAGGCATAATTTTGGTCTTATATGATTTTGCTATTTGCCGGCCGGTTATATTTTTGTGTGTGAAGGTTGGTGTTGCTGTGTATCTTAACTGAGCAGAGGCTGCATGTGTGCTCATTTTTAttgtattcatttgatattttatTTTGAGTAATAAAATTCATCCTTTATTGAAAAAGGCACTATGTTGATGGCCGACCCCGGCAAACAAAGGATCTGTACTGAGGCGCTCGCGGAATTGGACAGCCGACGGGTTGGCCGTAAACTGAGAGCGCCCACACGTCGCCAACAAAATGGAGTGCACGCTGACAGACACTGCTCTCACGGACATGCTCCTACGTGTTATCCTAAACAGGAACACGCTCCCGGCCAACCCCGATGGATCGATCCATGCCTCCTCTTATCCGGTGCAGAGTCCGCCACCCGTGCACCGCCCGCCGGTACCAAAACCACGGTCTGGTATTGCTTGCTTCCCACCGTATCAGGTCGTCTTCTTGCCCGGCCGCACGCTGGTTGCGCGGTTTCCTGCAACCTATAAATTCCGCCGGAGGCCGGAGCACCTCGCCCTGCCCCTCTCATTCTCGTATCATTTCACTGCTAATACTAGCTCACTTCCTTCGGATCTCGCTCGTTCCACCAAGCTACTAGTCCCTCGAAGATGTCGACGGTGACCCGTGCCTACCTCGACCAGAGGCTTGCCGCCGCCAAGCGCTGCTCCAGAGGTAACAACCGACGACCGGTTCCGGCCCAGGACCAGCACTACTCTGCTCCTATATCTCAACCATCCATTGCAGCTCATGTGTCTCCTGAAACTTGATCTTTGATTAACATTCCTGCGTTGATCTGAAACTGCAGAGGCTGCCGTGGCGGGAGCCAAGGCCGCGGCCGTCGCCACCGTCGCTGCCGCAGTCCCCACCGTAAGTAACCGTTCAGTTCTTCAGTTCCAGAGTTCATAGCACATATCTCATGATTGCGTTACCTGTAATTTCAGCTGGCGAGCGTGAGGATGCTGCCGTGGGCGAAGGCACACATCAACCCAACTGGCCAGGCCCTCATCATCTCCACTGTCGCCGGGATGgcctacttcatcgtcgccgacaAGACCATCCTCTCCATGGCAAGGAAGCACTCCTTCGATGAGGCGCCGGACCACCTCAAGAACACCTCCTTCCACTGATTTTAGACTATAATAGACCCATTAGTAGTGCGCAATAAGCTGTGTGCGCTAGCCCGTACGTGTCTGCAGAAAGATAGTGTATAACGTTCAGCACTTACCCGAGATCAGGCGAGGCTTGCAGACAGTTAGTGGTGTGGGTGCAATTAGCACTTATCTGATCAAGTAATCATCATGTATCCAGCCAGTAATCTTGAATTAGTAATAACTTGCATTTGTACAGATCAGATTCACCTGCCATCACCCATCTTACATTTTCATGTTTGTGGTTATCATTTGTCATGTGGCCAGTGGCAGATCCTGCACAAGACCCAAATAACTCTGCATTCTTCGACCCCTATCCCCCCTGCTTTGCGACGCACACCAGGACCATGCCGCCTCACTTGTTAAATCTTTTGATAAGGTTTAGTAGATGGCGTGGCAAATATGGAAAGTTTttaaaggaaaaaggaaaataatccTCAGAGCATACGTGCATTTCAACAAAGGACAGAACGACAATCCATCTTGTGCCTGAAGCAGAGACCAGTACCTCCACTACCACACCGTAGAATAAGGGTTTGCGCAAACGACAAAAAATGTTTCAGG
The sequence above is drawn from the Triticum aestivum cultivar Chinese Spring chromosome 7A, IWGSC CS RefSeq v2.1, whole genome shotgun sequence genome and encodes:
- the LOC123151148 gene encoding early nodulin-93, with amino-acid sequence MSTVTRAYLDQRLAAAKRCSREAAVAGAKAAAVATVAAAVPTLASVRMLPWAKAHINPTGQALIISTVAGMAYFIVADKTILSMARKHSFDEAPDHLKNTSFH